The Juglans regia cultivar Chandler chromosome 2, Walnut 2.0, whole genome shotgun sequence genome includes a window with the following:
- the LOC109013309 gene encoding uncharacterized protein LOC109013309: MEDGTPKSPMAETSCKIIRRSVYTFLQRYHYFTSAAALLAFPFSVSVLLSQAYVPSSSTLLPTIYNRLRTLFDAAGFPSSLEFFTVLNQKLSETIFSSILTLPFTLTFLLITKASIIQALKQNKPTFPPTFSSVLTLYNPLLLTHFCNSLLILSANATLFFLLFFAFNCFQGFGFSSPNLLLLLSAAGAVLYSIILANALIVCNLAMVVSGMERCGGYMTILKACVLMRGRTSTALSLALPINMALAAVEALFQYRIVRAYHFAEKLGLSMVFEGIFIAYLYSIFVVLDTIVNCMFFKSCKTDSASLSCSVEIAEVEGDHGYAILRTKEELIP, encoded by the coding sequence atGGAAGATGGTACCCCAAAATCTCCAATGGCAGAAACAAGCTGCAAGATTATCAGAAGATCAGTCTACACTTTCCTTCAAAGATACCACTACTTCACCTCCGCTGCCGCGCTCCTTGCCTTCCCCTTCTCCGTTTCGGTTCTCCTCTCACAAGCTTATGTCCCTTCCTCTTCAACTCTTCTACCAACCATATACAATCGCCTGAGAACTCTCTTTGATGCTGCAGGTTTCCCTTCCTCTTTAGAATTCTTCACTGTTCTTAACCAGAAACTTTCTGAAACCATATTTTCCTCCATCCTTACACTTCCTTTCACCCTCACCTTCCTCCTCATCACGAAAGCATCTATAATTCAAgctctcaaacaaaacaaaccGACATTTCCTCCTACCTTTTCTTCAGTACTTACCCTTTACAATCCACTCCTTCTCACCCACTTTTGCAATTCACTCTTGATCCTCTCTGCCAATGCAaccctcttctttcttcttttctttgccTTTAATTGTTTCCAAGGATTCGGCTTCTCTTCTCCCAACTTACTCCTCTTGCTCTCAGCTGCAGGGGCTGTGCTCTATTCCATAATTCTGGCCAACGCCCTCATAGTTTGCAACTTGGCAATGGTTGTCTCCGGCATGGAACGATGTGGGGGTTACATGACAATACTCAAGGCTTGCGTTTTGATGCGAGGAAGAACTTCAACGGCGCTATCCCTGGCATTGCCCATCAATATGGCCCTGGCCGCCGTTGAAGCCTTGTTCCAATACCGGATTGTGAGAGCTTATCATTTTGCCGAAAAGCTTGGCTTGTCCATGGTTTTTGAGGGAATTTTCATCGCTTACTTGTATTCCATCTTCGTTGTTCTAGATACCATCGTGAATTGCATGTTCTTCAAAAGCTGCAAGACAGATTCTGCTAGCCTATCTTGCTCGGTTGAGATTGCAGAGGTAGAAGGTGATCATGGTTACGCCATTTTAAGAACCAAAGAAGAACTTATTCCATGA